The following proteins come from a genomic window of Lolium rigidum isolate FL_2022 chromosome 5, APGP_CSIRO_Lrig_0.1, whole genome shotgun sequence:
- the LOC124655036 gene encoding riboflavin synthase, with amino-acid sequence MAPPPTAATAAAAVRCNPQVLRRGLRPAPSPLPFASRVASTAPLRAPPLRFSLSPVPKSISSPSSSRVPVRSLFTGIVEEVGRVRRIGPPPTPPSGGGGAPGVDLEVETKNLLAGTQLGDSVAVDGTCLTVAAIDAAASTLTFGVAPETLRCTSLGDRAAGDDVNLERALTPASRMGGHFVQGHVDGTGQIAAFRPEGDSVWVTVRAPPEILRLLVPKGFVAVDGTSLTVVNVDEDGGWFDFMLVRYTQDNVVLPKKKVGDKVNLEADILGKYVVKLLAGRMEATAKADS; translated from the coding sequence atggcgccgccgcccaccgccgccacggccgcggccgccgtcCGGTGCAACCCGCAAGTCCTCCGCAGGGGCCTGCGCCCCGCGCCATCCCCGCTCCCATTCGCCTCCCGGGTGGCCTCCACCGCGCCGCTCCGCGCCCCGCCGCTGCGCTTCTCGCTCTCCCCCGTCCCCAAGAGCATCTCCTCCCCGTCGTCCTCCCGCGTCCCCGTCCGCTCCCTCTTCACCGGGATCGTCGAGGAGGTCGGCCGCGTGCGCCGCATCGgcccgccgcccacgcctccatCCGGCGGGGGAGGCGCTCCGGGCGTCGACCTCGAGGTCGAGACCAAGAACCTCCTCGCGGGGACGCAGCTGGGGGACAGCGTCGCCGTCGACGGGACGTGCCTCACCGTGGCGGCCATCGACGCCGCGGCCTCCACGCTCACCTTCGGCGTCGCGCCCGAGACGCTCCGCTGCACGTCCCTCGGCGACCGCGCCGCGGGCGACGACGTCAACCTCGAGCGCGCGCTCACGCCGGCGTCCCGCATGGGCGGGCATTTCGTGCAGGGCCACGTCGACGGCACCGGCCAGATCGCCGCGTTCCGGCCCGAGGGCGACTCCGTCTGGGTCACCGTGCGGGCGCCGCCCGAGATCCTGCGCCTGCTCGTGCCCAAGGGCTTCGTTGCGGTGGACGGGACCAGCCTCACCGTCGTCAACGTGGACGAGGACGGCGGCTGGTTCGACTTCATGCTTGTGCGCTACACGCAGGACAATGTGGTGCTGCCCAAGAAGAAGGTAGGGGATAAGGTGAACCTCGAGGCTGATATACTCGGCAAGTATGTGGTCAAGCTCCTTGCCGGGAGAATGGAGGCAACGGCCAAGGCAGATTCTTGA
- the LOC124653277 gene encoding tryptophan--tRNA ligase, cytoplasmic, which produces MASAAPEAEQEQVVNPWEVSAGKGGIDYDKLVDQFGCQRLDAAIIDRIGRLTGRAPHRFLRRGLFFAHRDLNEILDLYEKGEKFYLYTGRGPSSEALHLGHLVPFMFTKYLQDAFKVPLVIQLTDDEKFLWKNLTVEESKRLARENAKDIIACGFDIERTFIFSDFNFVGGAFYENMVKVARCVTYNKVVGIFGFTPEDHIGKSSFPPVQAVPSFPSSFPHLFPGNDQLRCLIPCAIDQDPYFRMTRDVAPRIGYQKPSLIESRFFPALQGENTKMSASDPNSAIYVTDTNKEIKTKVNKYAFSGGQDSVELHRKLGANLEVDVSIKWLNFFLEDDDELENIKKEYKEGKLLTGEVKQILIKVLSEMVERHKRARAQVTEEMVDAFMARRPLPNMFG; this is translated from the exons ATGGCCTCGGCGGCGCCGGAGGCTGAGCAGGAGCAGGTGGTGAACCCGTGGGAGGTGTCGGCGGGGAAGGGCGGCATCGACTACGACAAGCTGGTCGACCAGTTCGGCTGCCAGCGCCTGGACGCCGCGATCATTGACCGCATCGGCCGCCTCACCGGCCGCGCCCCgcaccgcttcctccgccgcggcCTCTTCTTCGCCCACCG gGATTTGAACGAGATACTGGACCTGTACGAGAAGGGGGAGAAGTTCTACCTCTACACGGGGAGGGGGCCCTCATCGGAGGCGCTGCACCTTGGCCACCTCGTCCCCTTCATGTTCACCAA GTATCTCCAGGATGCTTTCAAGGTTCCTCTTGTAATACAGCTAACTGATGACGAAAAGTTCCTGTGGAAAAATTTGACTGTTGAGGAAAGTAAAAGGCTTGCTCGTGAAAATGCGAAAGACATTATAGCATGTGGATTTGACATCGAGAGGACTTTCATCTTCTCTGATTTTAATTTTGTTGGCGG TGCCTTTTACGAAAACATGGTTAAAGTTGCCAGATGTGTGACTTATAATAAA GTTGTAGGAATATTTGGATTCACTCCAGAGGATCACATTGGAAAGAGTAGCTTTCCTCCTGTGCAGGCAGTCCCATCATTCCCTTCATCATTTCCCCACCTCTTTCCTGGCAATGACCAACTACGGTGCTTGATACCTTGTGCAATAGACCAG GATCCTTATTTCAGAATGACCCGTGACGTTGCTCCAAGAATTGGTTATCAGAAGCCATCACTGATCGAATCAAGATTTTTCCCAGCTCTTCAG GGTGAAAACACGAAAATGTCAGCTAGTGATCCTAACTCTGCGATTTATGTGACAGATACAAATAAAGAAATAAAGACAAAG GTGAATAAGTATGCCTTCTCAGGTGGCCAGGACTCTGTAGAACTCCATAGAAAACTCGGAGCTAACCTTGAG GTGGATGTCTCAATCAAGTGGTTGAACTTCTtccttgaagatgatgatgaactcGAGAACATAAAGAAG GAGTACAAGGAAGGAAAGTTGCTGACTGGTGAAGTGAAGCAGATTCTGATTAAGGTTCTATCCGAGATGGTTGAAAGGCACAAAAGAGCTAGAGCTCAAGTTACTGAGGAG ATGGTTGATGCCTTCATGGCTAGAAGGCCTCTTCCCAACATGTTTGGCTAA